The following proteins are co-located in the Mesorhizobium australicum WSM2073 genome:
- the argJ gene encoding bifunctional glutamate N-acetyltransferase/amino-acid acetyltransferase ArgJ, producing the protein MSTTISPLAPKKYPKMPEIEGVRIATAEAGIKYKGRTDLLAMVFDAGTAVAGVFTRSKCPSAPVDFCRQNLGSGKARVLVVNSGNANAFTGQKGRESTALTGEAAAKAAGCTAGEVFLASTGVIGEPLDTAKFSHLLAGLVSDGKPDLWTEAAKAIMTTDTYPKVATATVKLGDADVTINGISKGAGMIAPDMATMLSFIATDAPIAAPVLQDLLSRGTAKTFNAVTVDSDTSTSDTLLLFATGKAAKRGAPEITDPRDARLGQFRRALGKVLKSLALQVVRDGEGARKQVEVTVTGAKSARSAKRIALSIANSPLVKTAVAGEDANWGRVVMAVGKAGEPADRDRLSIWFGDNRLAHEGERDPSYSEEKTSAYMKRDDIRIRADIGIGRGKATVWTCDLTKEYVAINGDYRS; encoded by the coding sequence ATGTCCACGACGATTTCCCCGCTTGCGCCGAAGAAATACCCCAAAATGCCAGAAATCGAAGGGGTGCGCATCGCCACCGCCGAAGCAGGGATAAAGTACAAGGGCCGCACCGACCTGCTGGCCATGGTGTTCGATGCAGGCACCGCGGTCGCCGGCGTGTTCACCAGGTCGAAATGTCCCTCGGCGCCGGTTGATTTCTGCCGCCAGAACCTTGGCTCGGGCAAGGCGCGGGTGCTGGTCGTCAATTCCGGCAACGCCAACGCCTTCACCGGGCAGAAGGGCCGCGAATCCACCGCGCTGACAGGCGAAGCGGCGGCGAAGGCCGCGGGCTGCACGGCAGGCGAGGTTTTCCTGGCCTCGACCGGCGTCATCGGCGAACCGCTCGACACGGCCAAGTTCAGCCATCTGCTCGCCGGACTGGTCAGCGACGGCAAGCCGGACCTGTGGACAGAGGCGGCAAAGGCCATCATGACCACGGATACATATCCGAAAGTGGCGACGGCGACGGTCAAGCTCGGCGACGCCGATGTCACCATCAATGGCATTTCCAAAGGCGCCGGCATGATCGCGCCCGACATGGCGACGATGCTGTCCTTCATCGCCACCGACGCGCCGATCGCGGCTCCTGTCCTGCAGGACCTGTTGTCGCGCGGCACGGCCAAGACGTTCAATGCTGTCACCGTGGACAGCGATACCTCGACCAGCGACACGCTGCTGTTGTTTGCCACCGGCAAGGCGGCAAAGCGCGGCGCGCCCGAGATCACCGATCCCAGGGACGCCCGCCTTGGCCAGTTCCGCCGGGCGCTCGGCAAGGTGCTGAAGTCGCTGGCGTTGCAGGTGGTGCGCGACGGCGAGGGCGCCCGCAAGCAGGTCGAGGTCACCGTCACCGGGGCCAAGTCGGCCCGCTCGGCCAAACGCATCGCGCTGTCGATCGCCAATTCGCCGCTGGTCAAGACGGCGGTCGCCGGCGAGGACGCCAATTGGGGCCGCGTCGTCATGGCCGTCGGCAAGGCCGGCGAGCCCGCGGATCGCGACCGGCTGTCGATCTGGTTCGGCGACAACAGGCTGGCGCATGAGGGTGAGCGCGACCCCAGCTATTCGGAAGAAAAGACCTCGGCCTATATGAAGCGCGACGACATCCGCATCCGCGCCGATATCGGCATCGGCCGCGGCAAGGCGACAGTGTGGACCTGCGATCTCACCAAGGAATATGTCGCCATCAATGGCGACTACCGGAGCTGA
- a CDS encoding GNAT family N-acetyltransferase codes for MLATVRRYEAAGFRAWPAAAVHYDGTWVVRLTAGHPAKRLNSVNPLDPGDIQHIADRIGRASRRFDAYGRPLTFRMSPLSGPDLASHLDKEGWSRFDESLVMRLPLADAQLDAAMDQIPLKDISRFIGALLKVSGSDVSLRPGLSEIIGAIQPEAGLFALEDGTEPLATLICVHDGDLAGLFEVATDKAARNKGHGRNLILSALKWARLRGAREAWLQVEAGNAPALALYRALGFEEVYRYHYRRPPVHG; via the coding sequence ATGCTCGCGACCGTGCGCCGCTATGAGGCGGCCGGCTTTCGCGCCTGGCCCGCGGCCGCCGTCCACTATGACGGCACCTGGGTGGTGCGCCTAACCGCCGGTCATCCGGCCAAGCGGCTGAACTCGGTCAATCCGCTCGATCCCGGCGACATCCAGCACATCGCCGACCGCATCGGCCGCGCGAGCCGCCGTTTCGACGCGTACGGCCGGCCGCTGACGTTCCGCATGTCGCCATTGTCGGGTCCCGATCTTGCCAGTCATCTCGACAAGGAGGGCTGGAGCCGGTTCGACGAATCGCTGGTCATGCGGCTGCCGCTGGCCGACGCGCAGCTCGACGCCGCCATGGACCAGATCCCGCTCAAGGACATCAGCCGCTTCATCGGCGCATTGCTCAAGGTCAGCGGATCGGACGTGTCGCTGCGGCCGGGCCTGTCGGAGATCATCGGCGCTATCCAGCCTGAAGCCGGGCTGTTCGCACTCGAGGATGGGACGGAGCCGCTGGCGACGCTGATCTGCGTGCATGACGGCGATCTGGCCGGCCTGTTCGAGGTCGCTACCGACAAGGCGGCGCGCAACAAGGGCCACGGCCGCAACCTGATCCTGTCGGCGCTGAAATGGGCGAGGCTGCGCGGCGCACGGGAAGCCTGGCTGCAGGTCGAGGCCGGCAACGCGCCGGCGCTGGCGCTCTACCGCGCGCTCGGCTTCGAGGAAGTCTATCGCTACCACTACCGCCGGCCGCCTGTTCATGGGTGA
- a CDS encoding (deoxy)nucleoside triphosphate pyrophosphohydrolase: MNDVQSSGKRLLLVAACALVDADGRVLLAQRPQGKQLAGLWEFPGGKVEPGETPEQCLIRELQEEIGIETEIPCLAPLTFASHSYDDFHLLMPLFVCRRFRGIAQPREGQALKWVRPKQMRDYPMPPADAPLIPFLIDLL, translated from the coding sequence ATGAATGATGTGCAATCCAGCGGCAAGCGCCTGCTTCTGGTCGCCGCTTGCGCGCTGGTCGATGCCGATGGTCGGGTGCTGCTGGCGCAGCGGCCGCAAGGCAAGCAACTCGCCGGCCTGTGGGAGTTTCCCGGCGGCAAGGTCGAGCCGGGCGAGACGCCGGAACAATGCCTTATCCGTGAACTGCAGGAGGAGATCGGTATCGAGACCGAGATCCCATGCCTGGCGCCGCTGACCTTCGCCAGCCATTCCTATGACGACTTCCACTTGCTGATGCCGCTTTTTGTCTGCCGCCGCTTCCGCGGCATCGCCCAGCCGAGGGAAGGGCAGGCGCTGAAATGGGTGCGGCCCAAACAGATGCGCGACTATCCGATGCCGCCGGCCGATGCGCCACTGATCCCCTTCCTGATCGATCTCCTTTGA
- a CDS encoding Flp family type IVb pilin, protein MKTVLVRFLEDENGATVVEYGLIIAVLSLTIIGGIGQVFNSLTWLFSDNSSRLANAFAQ, encoded by the coding sequence ATGAAAACAGTGCTGGTGCGTTTTCTGGAGGACGAAAACGGCGCCACGGTCGTCGAATACGGTCTGATCATTGCCGTGCTATCGTTGACGATCATCGGCGGTATCGGCCAGGTCTTCAACTCGCTGACCTGGCTGTTCAGCGACAACTCCAGCAGGCTTGCCAACGCCTTTGCGCAATGA
- a CDS encoding methyltransferase domain-containing protein translates to MQPIMDTSLWLAHKRRALIRPVDGADFLMRRAAEDLADRLGAVERKFAKAAVLFCQTSAAADVLARSGKVADLARVETAAAFLNGAAGLIAPPETVPFEPQSLDLVVSLLSLQAMNDIPGMLIQVRRALRPDGLFLGAFAGAGTLAELRESLLAAETELYGGVSPRVIPFTDVRDAGALLQRAGFALPVADVETVTVRYANPFALMADLRAMGETNALADRSRRPGTRQLFARAAEIYAERFSDPDGRIRASFSTVWMSGWAPDASQQKPLKPGSAKVSLKTILEGPDGH, encoded by the coding sequence TTGCAGCCTATAATGGACACCTCTCTGTGGCTGGCGCACAAGCGGCGCGCGCTCATCCGCCCGGTTGACGGCGCCGACTTCCTCATGCGCCGTGCCGCCGAGGATCTCGCCGACCGGCTGGGCGCCGTCGAGCGAAAGTTCGCCAAGGCGGCGGTGCTGTTTTGCCAGACATCGGCCGCGGCCGATGTCCTTGCGCGGAGCGGCAAGGTGGCGGATCTCGCCCGTGTCGAGACGGCCGCGGCTTTCCTGAACGGTGCCGCCGGGCTGATTGCACCGCCGGAGACCGTCCCGTTCGAGCCGCAAAGTCTTGATCTGGTGGTATCGCTTTTGTCACTGCAGGCGATGAACGACATCCCGGGCATGTTGATCCAGGTCCGTCGCGCGCTGCGGCCGGACGGACTTTTCCTCGGCGCTTTCGCAGGCGCCGGCACGCTTGCGGAACTGCGCGAAAGCCTGCTTGCCGCCGAGACAGAGCTCTACGGCGGCGTCAGCCCTCGCGTCATCCCCTTCACCGACGTACGCGATGCCGGTGCGTTGCTGCAGCGCGCCGGTTTCGCGCTGCCGGTCGCCGACGTCGAGACGGTGACGGTGCGCTATGCCAACCCGTTTGCCCTGATGGCGGATCTGCGTGCCATGGGCGAAACCAACGCGCTGGCCGATCGCAGCCGGCGGCCGGGCACGCGCCAGCTGTTTGCCCGCGCCGCGGAAATCTACGCCGAACGCTTTTCCGACCCCGACGGTCGTATCAGGGCAAGCTTCTCGACGGTCTGGATGTCCGGCTGGGCGCCCGATGCATCGCAGCAAAAGCCGCTGAAACCCGGTTCAGCCAAGGTTTCGCTGAAGACTATACTGGAGGGACCTGATGGGCATTGA
- a CDS encoding ComF family protein produces the protein MADPMPKIKSVEIRKLAGSAARSALGWPARILFPPVCAGCRRQVSQPGVLCGGCWPKLRLLERPWCPVMGTPFTHHMGDGFLSAEAIADPPPFERARAAVVYSGVARQMVQGLKYQDRTDLAPWMARWMVRVGAELIADADVVVPVPLHWRRFFRRRFNQSAELARAVCELSGLPFSPSAMRRVKLTRQQVGLERQEREENVRAAFRVPAEAEIEIAGRRVLLIDDVYTTGATVRAATKALKRGGAAAVDVLTFARVLPGDFRADESVTI, from the coding sequence GTGGCCGATCCGATGCCCAAGATCAAGTCCGTCGAGATCAGGAAGCTGGCCGGGTCTGCTGCACGGTCGGCTCTGGGCTGGCCGGCGCGCATCCTGTTTCCGCCGGTCTGCGCCGGTTGCCGCCGGCAGGTCTCGCAGCCCGGTGTGTTGTGCGGCGGCTGCTGGCCGAAGCTGCGGCTGCTGGAGCGGCCCTGGTGTCCGGTGATGGGCACGCCGTTCACCCATCACATGGGCGATGGTTTTCTGTCGGCGGAGGCGATCGCGGATCCGCCTCCCTTCGAACGGGCACGGGCCGCGGTCGTCTACTCCGGCGTTGCCCGCCAGATGGTGCAAGGGCTGAAATACCAGGACCGCACGGATCTCGCACCCTGGATGGCGCGCTGGATGGTTCGTGTGGGCGCCGAGCTCATCGCCGACGCGGATGTGGTGGTACCGGTGCCGCTGCATTGGCGCCGTTTTTTCAGGCGGCGGTTCAATCAATCGGCGGAACTGGCGCGCGCGGTTTGCGAGCTCAGCGGGCTGCCTTTCTCGCCCTCCGCCATGCGGCGCGTGAAACTCACCCGCCAGCAGGTCGGACTGGAGCGGCAGGAGCGCGAGGAAAACGTACGCGCCGCCTTTCGCGTGCCGGCAGAGGCCGAGATCGAGATTGCCGGCCGCAGGGTGCTTCTGATCGACGATGTCTACACCACCGGCGCCACCGTGCGTGCCGCCACCAAGGCGCTGAAAAGGGGAGGTGCGGCCGCCGTCGACGTGCTGACCTTTGCCCGTGTGTTGCCGGGGGACTTCCGGGCGGACGAGTCCGTGACTATATAA
- the grxC gene encoding glutaredoxin 3, translating to MVDVTIYTRMMCGYCTAAKRLLERKGVAYTEHDASFSPELRQEMMLRAHGRTTFPQIFIGDTHVGGCDDLHDLEAEGRLDKLLANGSSI from the coding sequence ATGGTCGATGTCACGATCTATACGCGCATGATGTGCGGCTACTGCACGGCGGCCAAGCGGTTGCTGGAGCGCAAAGGCGTCGCCTATACCGAGCACGACGCTTCCTTCTCCCCGGAACTGCGCCAGGAGATGATGTTGCGGGCCCACGGGCGCACGACCTTTCCGCAGATTTTCATAGGCGACACACATGTCGGTGGCTGCGACGACCTCCATGATCTGGAGGCAGAAGGCCGACTGGACAAACTGCTCGCCAACGGCTCGTCGATTTGA
- a CDS encoding carbon-nitrogen hydrolase family protein, translated as MGVFKTAGVFKAAAVQMRSGESPERNAADMERLVREAAGQGAIYIQTPEMTGALIRDKEARAASFTSQDKDIVVATARKLASELGIFLHVGSTAILRADGKLANRALLFGPDGATLATYDKIHMFDVDLDNGESWRESAAYEPGTEAVVIPINDAKLGFAVCYDLRFPQLFRAEAMAGAEVLTVPAAFTRQTGEAHWHVLLRARAIENGAYVVAAAQGGLHEDGRETYGHSLIVDPWGRIIAEAAHDEPAVIVAEIDPAQSLAARKKIPNLRNARDFTINTGEGPRLRGAAS; from the coding sequence ATGGGTGTTTTCAAGACGGCGGGTGTTTTCAAGGCGGCGGCAGTGCAGATGCGTTCAGGCGAGAGCCCCGAGCGCAATGCGGCCGATATGGAGCGGCTGGTGCGCGAGGCCGCGGGCCAGGGCGCGATCTATATCCAGACGCCGGAGATGACCGGCGCATTGATCCGCGACAAGGAAGCGCGTGCCGCCTCCTTCACCTCGCAGGACAAGGACATCGTTGTCGCAACCGCGCGGAAGCTCGCCAGTGAGCTCGGCATCTTCCTGCACGTTGGCTCGACCGCAATACTGCGCGCCGACGGCAAGCTCGCCAACCGCGCGCTCCTGTTCGGACCCGATGGCGCGACGCTCGCCACCTACGACAAGATCCACATGTTCGACGTCGACCTCGATAACGGCGAAAGCTGGCGCGAATCCGCCGCCTATGAGCCGGGGACCGAAGCCGTCGTTATTCCGATCAACGATGCGAAACTAGGCTTTGCCGTCTGCTACGACCTGCGTTTTCCGCAATTGTTCCGTGCCGAAGCGATGGCCGGCGCCGAGGTGCTGACCGTGCCCGCGGCCTTCACCCGCCAGACCGGCGAAGCGCATTGGCATGTGCTGCTCAGGGCACGCGCCATTGAGAACGGCGCCTATGTCGTCGCCGCCGCGCAAGGCGGCCTGCACGAGGACGGCCGCGAGACCTATGGGCATTCGCTGATCGTCGATCCGTGGGGCCGCATCATCGCCGAAGCCGCGCATGACGAGCCAGCGGTGATTGTCGCGGAGATCGACCCGGCGCAGTCGCTTGCCGCGCGCAAGAAGATCCCCAATCTCAGGAATGCGCGGGATTTCACCATCAATACCGGCGAGGGGCCGCGTCTCAGGGGCGCCGCATCTTGA
- a CDS encoding DUF1178 family protein yields the protein MIRFSLICENEHEFEGWFRSNDDFDTQKKRGFVDCPSCGSHKVEKALMAPAVSTARKQETIALAMGEAQKQALAQLKAMAEKVRENADYVGDKFAEEARKIHFGETDARGIYGEATLEEAKSLAEDGVEFMPIPVFPDDRN from the coding sequence TTGATCCGCTTTTCCCTGATCTGCGAAAACGAGCATGAGTTCGAGGGTTGGTTTCGCAGCAATGACGATTTCGACACGCAGAAGAAGCGCGGTTTTGTCGATTGCCCCAGCTGCGGCTCGCACAAGGTCGAGAAGGCGCTGATGGCCCCGGCCGTTTCCACGGCCCGCAAGCAGGAAACCATAGCGCTTGCCATGGGCGAGGCGCAGAAGCAGGCGCTGGCGCAGCTGAAGGCGATGGCCGAGAAGGTGCGTGAAAACGCCGACTATGTCGGCGACAAGTTCGCCGAGGAAGCGCGCAAGATCCATTTCGGCGAAACCGATGCGCGCGGCATCTATGGCGAGGCGACGCTGGAAGAGGCCAAGAGCCTGGCCGAGGACGGCGTCGAGTTCATGCCGATCCCGGTGTTTCCGGACGACCGGAACTGA
- a CDS encoding MarR family winged helix-turn-helix transcriptional regulator, producing MDRAGKAIEQWQRERPDLDVSPMAVIGRLNEVSSLIARDRLAPLFARFGLQAGEFDVLATLRRSGSPYALTPTALYEATMVTSGAMTNRLDRLEKAGLILRAPHPNDRRGIVVRLTEKGLALIDEAVAAHVANEHQILSGLTQTERETLSHLLEKLIGSVS from the coding sequence ATGGACCGCGCTGGGAAAGCCATCGAGCAATGGCAGCGGGAACGGCCGGACCTGGATGTATCGCCGATGGCCGTGATCGGGCGTCTGAATGAGGTCTCCTCGCTGATAGCACGCGATCGCCTCGCCCCGCTGTTCGCCCGTTTCGGACTGCAGGCGGGAGAGTTCGATGTATTGGCGACGCTGCGCCGCTCCGGCTCGCCTTACGCGCTGACGCCGACCGCTCTCTATGAAGCGACGATGGTGACATCAGGCGCCATGACCAACCGGCTCGACCGGTTGGAAAAGGCCGGATTGATCCTGCGTGCACCGCACCCCAACGATCGGCGCGGCATCGTCGTGCGGCTGACCGAAAAGGGGCTCGCCTTGATCGACGAGGCCGTTGCAGCCCATGTGGCGAACGAGCATCAGATCCTATCCGGCCTGACACAGACCGAACGGGAAACGCTTTCGCACCTGCTGGAAAAATTGATCGGCAGCGTGAGCTGA
- a CDS encoding DMT family transporter translates to MKYLWDSALGLLVVTGGLLGLTLPFGKLATAAGVPAMVWAFVISLGAGGVLLGVLLARGQRIRLTPHKLRYFFVTAAVSYAVPNLLMFSAIPHLGAGYTGIMFTLSPVITLVFSILLGVRRPNLLGVSGIAVGFVGAVMVAVTRGEAGQPADLFWVMMGLLIPVSLAAGNIYRTIDWPEGTGPIELAVGSHLASAAMLLVGILTLLGGKAFVQLGAVPLIVLAQMASASAMFAFFFRLQAVGGPVYLSQIGYVAAAVGLFAGTIFLGEHYQLLTWVGAVIITAGVFITTKAQSQKA, encoded by the coding sequence ATGAAATATCTCTGGGATTCGGCGCTCGGCCTGCTGGTTGTCACCGGCGGCCTGCTGGGCCTGACGCTGCCCTTCGGCAAGCTCGCCACGGCGGCCGGCGTGCCAGCCATGGTCTGGGCCTTTGTCATCTCGCTCGGCGCTGGCGGCGTGCTTTTGGGCGTGCTCCTGGCGCGTGGTCAGCGCATCCGGCTCACCCCGCACAAACTGCGCTATTTCTTCGTCACCGCGGCAGTGTCCTATGCCGTCCCCAATCTCCTGATGTTTTCGGCCATTCCGCATCTGGGCGCCGGCTACACCGGCATCATGTTCACGCTGTCGCCGGTGATCACATTGGTGTTTTCGATCCTGCTCGGCGTCCGGCGCCCCAACCTGCTGGGCGTATCAGGCATCGCCGTCGGCTTCGTCGGCGCCGTCATGGTGGCGGTGACGCGCGGCGAGGCCGGCCAGCCGGCCGATCTGTTCTGGGTGATGATGGGACTGCTGATCCCGGTCAGCCTTGCCGCCGGCAACATCTACCGCACCATCGACTGGCCGGAAGGAACCGGTCCCATCGAACTCGCGGTCGGCAGCCATCTGGCGTCCGCGGCGATGCTGCTCGTCGGCATCCTGACCTTGCTCGGAGGCAAGGCCTTCGTCCAGCTTGGCGCCGTGCCGCTCATCGTCTTGGCGCAGATGGCCTCGGCATCGGCGATGTTTGCTTTCTTCTTCCGGCTGCAGGCGGTTGGCGGTCCGGTCTATCTCAGCCAGATCGGCTATGTCGCGGCAGCGGTCGGGCTGTTTGCCGGCACGATCTTCCTTGGTGAACACTATCAACTGCTGACCTGGGTCGGCGCCGTCATCATCACCGCGGGCGTGTTCATCACCACCAAGGCGCAGAGCCAAAAAGCCTGA
- the ubiG gene encoding bifunctional 2-polyprenyl-6-hydroxyphenol methylase/3-demethylubiquinol 3-O-methyltransferase UbiG, whose translation MPEPRRSTIDAGEVERFSALAAEWWNPNGKFRPLHKFNPVRLSYIRDQIAARFGRDPRAARPFEGLRILDIGCGGGLLCEPMARLGAEVVGADASETNIEVAKLHAAEGNVSVDYRATTAEDLAEAGEKFDVILNMEVVEHVADIDLFVAKCGEMVKPGGIMFVATINRTLKALGLAIIGAEYVLRWLPRGTHQFGKLVRPEELEKALRGAGLTIIDRTGVSYNPLADRWARSKDMDVNYMVLAEKESV comes from the coding sequence ATGCCTGAGCCCCGACGATCGACGATCGATGCCGGAGAGGTGGAACGCTTTTCCGCCCTTGCCGCCGAATGGTGGAACCCGAACGGCAAGTTTCGTCCGCTGCACAAATTCAATCCGGTCCGGCTTTCCTATATCCGCGACCAGATCGCGGCGCGCTTCGGCCGCGACCCACGGGCAGCGCGGCCGTTCGAGGGCCTGCGCATCCTCGACATCGGCTGCGGCGGTGGCCTTTTGTGCGAGCCGATGGCGCGGCTCGGTGCCGAGGTGGTCGGAGCGGACGCGTCCGAAACAAACATCGAAGTGGCGAAACTGCATGCCGCCGAGGGCAATGTCAGCGTCGACTATCGTGCCACGACGGCGGAAGATCTCGCCGAGGCCGGTGAAAAATTCGATGTCATCCTCAACATGGAAGTGGTCGAACATGTCGCCGATATCGACCTGTTCGTCGCCAAATGCGGCGAGATGGTCAAACCCGGCGGCATCATGTTCGTGGCCACTATCAACCGCACGCTCAAGGCGCTCGGCCTCGCCATCATCGGCGCCGAATATGTGTTGCGCTGGCTGCCGCGCGGCACCCACCAATTCGGCAAGCTGGTGCGCCCGGAAGAGCTGGAAAAGGCGCTGCGCGGCGCCGGCCTGACCATCATCGACCGCACCGGCGTCTCCTACAATCCGCTTGCCGACCGCTGGGCGCGGTCGAAGGACATGGACGTCAACTACATGGTGCTGGCGGAAAAGGAATCGGTCTGA
- a CDS encoding CHASE3 domain-containing protein, whose amino-acid sequence MRLQSLPLVAGFAVLALIVGTRAVLVESQRASRAAARETIEYQEQLSGLLSLAQEAQSGQRGYLLTGEKSYLEPYRKAVEAIPGQLARVDSATAPDDQIAQQIGHIKDALSRQQADLAETIALYERGDAAKALQLVRSGQGKAAMDEMRASMDTIRRIGAAAVAARDERTDRVEAWLRIGSLAALLAIFLLAAYTIRQSRRRFHEVVVAQQELMRKNIELGNEIQTRENAESQIRQMQKMEAVGQLTGGIAHDFNNMLAVILSAMNLAQRKLKRGEHDIEKLVEAATDAASRAANLTSRLLAFSRLQPLAPQVVDINGLLTGMSDLLRRTLGEGIRIETVLAGGLWKTHADPSQIENAILNLAVNSRDAMDNEGKLTIETVNSHLDDGYASTHAEVTPGQYVMIAVTDTGAGMSPETIARAFEPFFTTKPVNKGTGLGLSQVFGFVKQSGGHVKIYSEPGEGTTIKIYLPRFFGAEEPAAPVGRDKSAAKVTETILVVEDDPRVRASTTGVMRELGYIVIHAGSGPEALQKLAATPGIALLFTDIVMPVMNGRKLAEEALARQPELKVVFTTGFTRNAVVHNGMLDHDVHFLAKPFTIEQLAAKLRDVLDTK is encoded by the coding sequence ATGCGATTGCAATCGCTCCCGCTTGTCGCGGGCTTTGCGGTGCTGGCACTGATCGTCGGCACCCGTGCAGTGCTCGTCGAGAGCCAAAGGGCCAGTCGTGCCGCCGCACGTGAGACAATCGAGTACCAGGAGCAGCTTTCCGGGCTGCTTTCATTGGCGCAGGAGGCCCAGAGTGGTCAGCGCGGCTACCTGCTGACCGGTGAAAAATCCTATCTGGAGCCTTACCGGAAGGCCGTCGAGGCAATTCCGGGGCAATTGGCGCGGGTCGACAGCGCGACCGCTCCCGACGACCAGATCGCCCAGCAGATCGGCCACATCAAGGACGCGCTTTCTCGACAGCAGGCCGACCTGGCCGAAACCATAGCTCTCTACGAGCGAGGCGATGCGGCAAAGGCCCTGCAACTGGTCCGCAGTGGCCAGGGCAAGGCCGCCATGGACGAGATGCGGGCCAGCATGGACACAATCCGACGCATCGGCGCCGCCGCGGTGGCCGCGCGCGACGAGCGTACCGACCGGGTCGAGGCCTGGCTGCGGATCGGCTCATTGGCCGCGTTGCTGGCGATTTTCCTGCTGGCCGCCTACACCATACGTCAATCCCGTCGCCGCTTCCACGAGGTGGTCGTCGCCCAGCAAGAGCTGATGCGCAAGAACATCGAACTCGGCAACGAGATCCAGACGCGTGAAAACGCCGAATCCCAGATACGCCAGATGCAGAAGATGGAGGCTGTCGGACAGCTGACAGGCGGCATCGCCCACGACTTCAACAACATGCTGGCGGTGATCCTCAGCGCCATGAACCTTGCCCAGCGCAAGCTGAAGCGGGGCGAGCATGACATCGAAAAACTCGTCGAGGCCGCGACCGACGCGGCGAGCCGTGCCGCCAACCTGACCTCCCGCCTGCTTGCCTTCTCCCGCCTGCAGCCTCTGGCGCCGCAGGTTGTCGACATCAACGGGCTGTTGACCGGCATGTCCGATCTTCTGCGCCGCACCTTGGGTGAAGGCATCCGCATCGAGACAGTATTAGCGGGCGGCCTGTGGAAAACCCACGCCGATCCCAGCCAGATCGAGAACGCGATCCTCAATCTGGCCGTCAATTCCCGCGACGCCATGGACAATGAGGGCAAGCTGACCATCGAGACTGTCAACAGCCACCTCGACGACGGCTATGCATCGACGCACGCCGAAGTCACGCCTGGCCAATATGTGATGATCGCGGTAACCGACACCGGCGCCGGCATGTCGCCCGAGACCATCGCCAGGGCCTTCGAACCCTTCTTCACGACCAAGCCGGTCAACAAGGGCACGGGACTTGGGCTGAGCCAAGTGTTCGGCTTCGTCAAACAATCGGGCGGCCACGTCAAGATCTACTCCGAGCCCGGCGAAGGCACGACGATCAAGATCTACCTGCCCCGGTTTTTCGGAGCCGAGGAGCCGGCAGCGCCCGTCGGGCGCGACAAGAGCGCCGCCAAGGTCACCGAGACGATCCTCGTCGTCGAGGATGACCCCCGCGTGCGGGCCTCCACGACGGGTGTCATGCGCGAACTCGGCTACATCGTCATCCATGCGGGAAGCGGACCGGAGGCCCTTCAGAAGCTCGCCGCGACACCAGGCATCGCCCTGCTTTTCACCGACATCGTCATGCCGGTGATGAACGGCCGCAAGCTCGCCGAGGAAGCGCTCGCGCGCCAGCCCGAGCTGAAAGTGGTCTTCACCACCGGCTTCACCAGGAATGCCGTGGTCCACAACGGCATGCTCGATCATGACGTGCACTTCCTGGCCAAGCCGTTCACCATCGAGCAGCTGGCGGCCAAGCTGCGGGATGTTCTGGACACGAAATAA